Below is a genomic region from Carassius carassius chromosome 50, fCarCar2.1, whole genome shotgun sequence.
TATGAAGGATAAAttacactttcacaaatttttatttttattaattattatttatccaAACCTTTCTCAAATGGTTAATCAAGTATTGAAATAATAAACATATTGTGAAAAATGTGACTAAATAGATGCTTTTATTCTCCATTTACACTGTTTTCCTCGCAAACAAACTTGACTCATCAACATTTCTGACCTTCGTCTCTATCCGTTTCACCACAAGAGtgtatttacaaaataatgtCTTATTCTCAAAGTGTCATTTGGTTGGCCTCCTCAGGCGGAATGTCTCGAGATAACAGCTCTGAGAACAGAGCAGGCAGCCAGTACTGTGGCTCCCCAACAGCTTGGGAGTCCAGACATGCTAAGCCTTCTTTCAGCAGGTGATCctgaaaaacagaacaaaaggTATTAATATATGATACTAAAAGCATTCAGTGGTGGGGGGTTTTTTTCTGCACACTTACAAGGACATGACAGGCCTGCTCTCTCTCCCACTTGAGGCTGTCTCTGATCTCGCTCACTGTCACGTAGCCCTTTTTCTGTGAAACATGGGCAATAATCAGATCTGACTTCATGGAAGTGTAAAGGTCTCAGActttgtgtggttttgattaCCTCTGCTAGCTGAAGGACAACAGTGTGATCCATGTTGAGCTCAGCTGGGACCGACTGGACTAGATTAGAGCCTCCAACGGGAATCATCCCGAAGCCATTTCCCATAGCCTTGAGCTTCTTGATGGCCCGCACCAAGTCATCCCTGAGCGACGACATTAATGGATGGTAAGAGAATTCATGCGTTCAGAATAGCTAAAGAACAGTATATAAATCAGAGACACTCACTGGCTCACATCTTGAGCTAATTTCCCTCTTCCTTTCAACACGCGGTGGGGAAGTTCATCCATGATGATGAGACCTGCAAACATAAAGTTATCTATTGGTtactatttagatttatttatggtTAGGTATTCATTTTGAGCAGTTTGATGGATATTAATTGCAAAACAAATTGATCAgctcttttattgtgttttttatgtgCAGAGATTGATTGTCTGGGAACATTGTTTAGAAATATCTGACCGCTGTATCCCACGAtagaccaatcagaatcaagtatcccACAGAGTCAAGCAATAAGTAAAGATTTAGTGTAATAGAGGGTGCAATTTGTTTTGCAACACATAGGTAAttagcctggccagccagacttacatcaagatgtttagtctggaaactctccatagacgaggcttactccgaggggcgggataaacggctgtctctcaaaatccctctgcacgCAATAGGATAGCGCTACAACTAATCAGAGCAACGTATCCAGTCGGcaaaactccaaacacatcttccttttttaaaaatgacttaagtgccgttctttgctcttttcttaaagagaaacttaactccaagtcctccagagtcgcggccaaagccgattcaaaagatcgtTGTTCGAAAGCTGCGGCcgccattctttgttttcaagtggcagccgtcgcaactctctgtcgtcatatgttaagcccgccccgcctgctctatacacgacgtgattggcctgacccaatctgggtttttgctgctagaaggtgtattgagagttgctagactgtactctaggctgcgaaatacattttgctgccgctagggtgcgtctagatttctaggctaaTAGGTAATAactttcaaggtaaaaaaaaaaaaagagaccaaaACTTACCACAATTTCTGTGTTTTAGAGCTAAACAGACTTCAATGATCTGTACACCAAGCTCATAGTAGAAATCTCCAACACCAAGCAACTCAGACCAAAATCCTTTtccagctgcacacacacagcaaaagagaaaattataacattataaacaattatgtaattattgtacttataatttatataattaattaatatttataatgtattataattaatattatacaattataatttattatttttctaataatgtatacaaattaataattataatgtaacTACATCATTTTCATATGAGAATACactaatattaaatgaaattgtCCCTTTATAATTACAATTCTGTAATTAGAATTAGTTTGCAATAGAttataacaaatattattttaatgatgtatACTAACATCTACAGAAATATCACATCAGcataattcattataattataatattcacATCACAAttcattatttatcatttttattttcacttttatttaataattctatttacaatttatataatcatttataataattatattgaatcaacagggttttttttttagtttttttgaacACACTGTAACTAATGTTAAatcataaaatgtcattttatctGCCACATGTTTCTGCTGCATCAAGGTAAATATTTATGCTTAAAACTTACACGCAAGTGGATCAACTCCTATAGTGGCGCACATCTCTTGGAACTGAACCCTGAACTGAGAGTTCTCGCGGATTTCTTGTTTGTGCTTGCTGGCAAACTCTTCCAGATGGGTCTTAAAGGTCTCCAGTTGTTTTGACATCTACAAGGAAACACACACGGTCTGATTAGAATGGGATCAATGCAGTTTTACACCTGTGAGAGTTTGCTTGCATTCAGAACGCATTGCTTACCTGCGCAATCTGATCCTCAGCAAGGACAGTACATCTCTCTTTATACTTTGCCTGTGACAGTAAACACAATAGCTGGATGAAAATGGAAAACGATTTGCAAGTTTCTTTTTTGCGATCGCTCCAGCTCCGACTCCTCTTCTGTGCATGATGCCTAAATAAAAACGTCTAAAAAACTATAATGAAACTATTATAGTTACACAGTCACACATCGAAGCAGAATAtgactaaattaaatctgttaaaatataacaaacaaaatatgcttTTTATCTATAAAGTTTCAACCAGTCCAGGAAGAAAACATAAACAGAAGTAAATTATTTCTTCTCTACACGACTAAAGGTCTCGACAGTAATGTCTGGGTGAATGTGCCCGATACCGCCACCCGTCGGACTGGAGAACAACTGACAAAACATTATATGCTCACGTTATTTATAAAGGTCTTAATCcttatcagttacattacattacattacagttaATGTATCTCTCAGAGTTTGATATCTGCAGTGTAGCGCACAAAGCACACTTATCACAGACAATCATTGCTGTTAAAACGTGGCACATTATGCGACAAATAATCTAAAAGTAATGCATCCTATATTAGGCTACTGGTATTTTTATTACCTGCTTAAATTCATATTAATTCATTAGCATATCAGACATAGAAAACAGAATTGACTAATCCtcaatataattcatatattcatatttcaATGTTTTGTAATTTAGCAGCTTCAGGAtgtaacaaaataacattttcaaaatcaaGAATATATACAGGTGGtggaagacaaaaaaataaaatgaagtttGAGTTTGAGAAAATCTTTTTGCTCTTTTGCcgaaaaatacattcaaaatatgtcaaaatatccgccttggaaattatgctcgaaaaaactatcagttatttcttaagtgaaagtaaacagttgagggaaaaaatgggatgtgtattatattggatgcgttcatcgtctcttaaagtgaccgcgcctaatttagctactgggtGCTGTAATgctaatccaagaaaatgaaaatcatttataaccaatcacacaagattatgttgagcttttgaatgcaatggccaatcagaggcgttcagatgagtcatcgctaaaatgccggtgcttccttcactccctcgctgactggagacctctttctggcgaattctctcttcagaaacaacaaagtgcagatgtgtgtacgaatctttaattaagatattgatttcacagtgttaacagtttcagtgattttaatgggagtttctgagagtgattgaactctagactgtcagtgaaaatgatctttaataatgtaaatgttatttgctctctttctgaacaatgaaagattagtagcaatttttatatcacattaactttcgatgttaaattcacatttaatataaaacagtcgtattaaaaaattgttatggcatgacacctatatctgttacttaagtaaacagacagggttttataataaattacataattaggctactttgaccatcgcatattatcattattaacattctatgAAATGTGAGGTTCGAGATATGATGACCCccatatgcctagacacaattaattatgacatttccacaatatttacgcttgcagaaatattcTTCTGCGTGCAGAcagaagaagatccgtcaatgtgcatttggttcgttatgttcatatgttcggtaacttagcggttatgtgaggagttttctctcttctctgtgtcagaggttatttatacatatataatacatactttaaaatataatttattttgtgatgcaaatccgaattttcatcagctgtaactccagttttcagagttatgatccttcaaaatataaatctaatatattgatttattaccattgctggaaacagttttgctgcttaatatttttttggaacctgtgagattttgtttaggattatttgatgaatagaaagataaaaagaacatcattgacaGTAAATCAACAtactggaatgatttctgaaggattatgtggcattgaagacttgagtaaaggctgatgaaatatatatatttatacacacacatacattacataaattttatctatatatctaaataaaaataggctcagtatatatgacccaaagtaactagtaactaactacttgagtagatttttttatccgatactcttttactcttactcaagtaactattcagactagtacttttacttttacttgagtaaatatttctagaagtacttttacttttgtacagtttttgggtactctacccacctctggtagtTTGCAGAGTGAGTAGGTTCTTTTGTCTTATGATAACAAGCTGTCTGGGTGCAAGCAATTAATAATGGGTCATATTGTAGAGGTTTCTCaatgtttgttgtgttttaattttttgtatttttttatttgtgttattttgtgATAAATTATTATTGCATTGCTGTTGTCATTAGTTTCACTGCTTTAAATTTATGTGCATTTGaccaaaaaagttttttaaaattacctattttaaaagtaaaagtaatataaaagtaatataaattattaaaacaaatagcagattttataatgtaatattaataaagtctataatattcaataataaaaaacactgttCATATCatattaaattcatatttatttgaaagcTTTAGCTTTAATATTGCGTAATATTACATGCAATGTCACAAATTCCACGCAGATGTGAGGAgagttgcaagaaaaaagccactcctcaagaaaggccacatgcagtcagaCTGAGCTTTGAAGATTCggaggcagatgagactaaaatttaatgatttggcctcaacaccaagtGATGTGTCTGATGAAAATCCAGGCATGGAGGTGATAatacgtgaccctggaccacaaaaccagggtATATTTGTAGGAAtagcataaaatacatttaatgggtcaaacaatttattgatttttcttttatgccaaaaatcattatcaccaaatattgtcctaaccatacatcaatagaaagcttgtttattttgtttttgagatgattgacccttatgactactttggttgtccagggtcacatatcctCTTAtagggtgtttctctgcagcagggactgcagcacttgtcaggatagaatgAATATGGATGGGATAAAATACCATCAAAATCTTGAGCAAAATCTGCTGCCTTCTGCCAGAAAgctgtcaatgggaagaaggtttaccttccaacatgaaagtgacccaaagcacacagctaAATTGAGCACACAGTGGCTGAAAGGTGAAAAAGGCGAATGTGTttgcatggcctagtcagagccATGGCCGTagcaggctttgaaaattagtgaggtccagggggtttttataataacccccttattatagaattatataaaacccctataaatacaaataattatatactctaacacttgaaaagagacagaaatgtacgtagatgtttttggagggatgcttatttttaaatcataccctatttattgcatcaaagtttttttaatactatatttatggggtggataattttatcagtttattattcatgcaaacatACATATTACCCACAAAGACAATACTTAATAGTAAATTTCAGTGGCGCAGAAGGTAAAACGtgtcataagcccctttcacactgcacgtcggacccggcatattgccggaacattgccgggtcgccttctgtgtgaaagcaaccacgtcccgggattgattccggcattgaacccgggtcggggacctagtaacattgccgggttcaacccgggcgagcgctgtgtgaacaaaagccagatctaatggcgTGTCGATGTGATGACTCgctggctgttttgaaggaagatcaacgttcacgacgaaaaaatatgtgcaaactgtaatgaagcagagatcagtttgttcctcccTTTCCGTGCTGACGCCGAGAtcttcgcttgcttcagtgaaagtataacgtgcctaacgttttcgactcgtacattacacgtcacgccctgatgtcacgtgtcgtcaCGGGATCTTTAccggttgtgtgtgaaagcatgcacatatcccgggtaatcactggcagtgtgaaagtgcaaaatctagcgacctgggaacaattgccggaacactttacccgtgtatttgccggaatggcagtgtgaaaggggctatacatATTTTGACGCGATCGACCCGGGTTCGGATCCGCCTTTTGGCAAACTTTTTTCCTCACTTTTCAAATtttaaatcacatcagaaaagcatttattttcaatgaaaattaataataattaaataataataataataataataataaaaaagttaaaggTAGATGTCGGGggggctttattgtcctaataaGGTAGCATTCATTAAATTAGactcaataagttattattgcacactgttttataatgtactacaatactgaggtgtagataattgccactatttgcagtaagtagcataaatagcagaaaattctgctattttaacatagtataaatataatctatagatatttgcacttagtgtaaatagaatatCACTAAAGAATGCTGCTATTTGTACTTGTACTGATAACTGCCAGACTAATGCCGGTGATGCAATATTGCCAgatgttgctattaaaataaacaaaaacctataaataaataaattaaaaaatgttttttttttttttaatattttggaaattagataGGATAATTTTATCACTGACCCTAAACCTTaacttcctactttattaactttctaaagtgttaaatttagtggaaaaacaagtcaaaaacgcTTATAATAGCTCGATCTGGCAACAATATCTGCGTCCCGCTCTCTCGCTCACAGCTCTGAAGGCTCGTTCACTTCGGAAGCATCTCGATTATTTTCCTACCACGGATGataaacattctgaattatacatgcagacattcatatgaggaATTTAGCAGCAACttagtcaatcagagaacaaattttattttcgaaCATGAAAAATTTACCGAGGTCCGGATctcggtgacctcatagctggctacggccatgGTCAGAAaccttgaagactgcagtccacaaacggtcaccatcaaatcgaactgaacttcagcagttctgcaaagaagagaggGCAAATATTGTAAAGTCTAGATGTCCAAAGTTAGAGACAGagacatatcccaacagactaaaggctgtaggCCTAATTAAAGTAAAAGGTGgatcaacaaaatactgacacaagggggtgagcctttttccaactcagtgatgttttttttttttttttgacatgttggtgttatatc
It encodes:
- the LOC132133223 gene encoding vacuolar-sorting protein SNF8-like isoform X1, producing the protein MSKQLETFKTHLEEFASKHKQEIRENSQFRVQFQEMCATIGVDPLASGKGFWSELLGVGDFYYELGVQIIEVCLALKHRNCGLIIMDELPHRVLKGRGKLAQDVSQDDLVRAIKKLKAMGNGFGMIPVGGSNLVQSVPAELNMDHTVVLQLAEKKGYVTVSEIRDSLKWEREQACHVLDHLLKEGLACLDSQAVGEPQYWLPALFSELLSRDIPPEEANQMTL
- the LOC132133223 gene encoding vacuolar-sorting protein SNF8-like isoform X2, which codes for MHRRGVGAGAIAKKKLANRSKYKERCTVLAEDQIAQMSKQLETFKTHLEEFASKHKQEIRENSQFRVQFQEMCATIGVDPLASGKGFWSELLGVGDFYYELGVQIIEVCLALKHRNCGLIIMDELPHRVLKGRGKLAQDVSQDDLVRAIKKLKAMGNGFGMIPVGGSNLVQSVPAELNMDHTVVLQLAEKKGYVTVSEIRDSLKWEREQACHVLDHLLKEGLACLDSQAVGEPQYWLPALFSELLSRDIPPEEANQMTL